In the genome of Burkholderia diffusa, one region contains:
- a CDS encoding alpha/beta fold hydrolase — translation MSVIDKRERDRTAAFAALLGQFPEQRCAAGAAGTIGYREAGAQHAGRALPVVLLHGIGSGAASWVRQLDTLGASRRVLAWDAPGYGASTPVHGASPTAADYAASLNAWLEALGIERCVLVGHSLGAIVAGGLARVMPARIAGLLLISPAGGYGSAPAETRDTRRDARLAMLEELGPAGLAEQRSGNMLSGFASEDARAWVRWNMARIVPAGYAQATHLLANADLASDLAGFRGRTAVAVGANDAITPPAACERIAAAAHVRLQVIPQAGHAGYVEAPAVYSALIDAFCRQCDRQRGLE, via the coding sequence ATGAGTGTCATCGACAAACGTGAACGCGATCGCACCGCGGCGTTCGCCGCGCTGCTCGGGCAGTTTCCCGAACAGCGCTGCGCGGCCGGCGCGGCGGGCACGATCGGCTATCGCGAGGCCGGCGCGCAGCATGCGGGCCGCGCGCTGCCCGTCGTGCTGCTGCACGGGATCGGCTCGGGCGCCGCATCGTGGGTGCGCCAGCTCGACACGCTCGGTGCGTCGCGACGCGTGCTGGCGTGGGACGCGCCCGGCTATGGCGCGTCGACCCCCGTGCACGGCGCGTCGCCGACGGCCGCCGATTACGCGGCGTCGCTGAACGCGTGGCTCGAGGCACTCGGCATCGAACGCTGCGTACTGGTCGGGCATTCGCTCGGTGCGATCGTCGCGGGCGGGTTGGCCCGCGTGATGCCCGCGCGGATCGCCGGCCTGCTGCTGATCTCGCCCGCGGGCGGTTACGGCAGTGCGCCTGCGGAAACGCGCGACACGCGCCGCGATGCACGCCTCGCCATGCTCGAGGAACTCGGCCCGGCCGGGCTTGCAGAGCAGCGCAGCGGCAACATGCTGTCGGGTTTCGCGAGCGAGGATGCGCGTGCGTGGGTGCGCTGGAACATGGCACGCATCGTGCCGGCCGGCTATGCGCAGGCCACGCACCTGCTCGCGAATGCCGATCTCGCGTCCGATCTCGCCGGCTTTCGCGGTCGCACGGCGGTCGCGGTCGGCGCGAACGACGCGATCACGCCGCCCGCGGCGTGCGAGCGGATCGCCGCGGCCGCGCACGTCCGGCTGCAGGTGATTCCGCAGGCCGGTCATGCAGGTTACGTGGAAGCACCGGCGGTGTATTCCGCGCTGATCGACGCGTTCTGTCGTCAATGCGATCGTCAGCGGGGGCTGGAATGA
- a CDS encoding SDR family oxidoreductase has translation MINIDLTGQVAVVTGGSSGIGLATAEKFLQAGASVAICGRDGERLARAQALLGEQYPGAQLLAVRCNVLDEADVAAFAQAVSDRFGRADMLVNNAGQGRVSTFADTTDDAWREELELKYFSIIRPTRAFLPLLRDAQAPTITCVNSLLALQPEPHMVATSSARAGVLSLVKSLATELAPQRIRVNSILIGIVESGQWRRRYEAQAQAGESWEDWTGALARKKNIPLNRFGKPDEAAWALFYLATHLSSYTTGSHIDVSGGFARHV, from the coding sequence ATGATCAACATCGATCTGACCGGGCAGGTGGCGGTGGTGACGGGCGGTTCGTCCGGCATCGGCCTCGCGACTGCCGAAAAATTCCTGCAGGCCGGTGCGTCGGTCGCGATTTGCGGCCGCGACGGTGAACGCCTCGCACGCGCGCAAGCGCTGCTCGGCGAGCAATACCCGGGTGCGCAATTGCTCGCCGTGCGCTGCAACGTGCTCGACGAAGCCGATGTGGCCGCGTTCGCGCAGGCCGTGTCCGACCGCTTCGGCCGCGCCGACATGCTGGTCAACAACGCGGGCCAGGGCCGCGTGTCGACCTTTGCCGACACGACCGACGACGCATGGCGCGAAGAGCTCGAACTGAAGTATTTCAGCATCATCCGCCCGACGCGCGCGTTCCTGCCGCTGCTGCGCGACGCGCAGGCGCCGACGATCACCTGCGTGAACTCGCTGCTCGCGCTGCAGCCGGAGCCGCACATGGTCGCGACGTCGTCGGCGCGCGCTGGCGTGCTGAGCCTCGTGAAGTCGCTCGCGACCGAACTCGCGCCGCAGCGCATCCGTGTGAACTCGATCCTGATCGGCATCGTCGAGTCGGGTCAGTGGCGCCGCCGCTACGAAGCGCAGGCGCAGGCCGGCGAAAGCTGGGAAGACTGGACGGGCGCGCTCGCCCGCAAGAAGAACATTCCGCTGAACCGCTTCGGCAAGCCTGACGAGGCAGCCTGGGCGCTCTTTTATCTCGCAACGCATCTGTCGTCCTACACGACGGGCAGCCATATCGACGTTTCTGGAGGCTTTGCACGCCATGTCTAA
- a CDS encoding IclR family transcriptional regulator: MSEPLQQQQDAEAAKSDANYVVPGLERGLRILAEFSPREPVLGAPELSKRLGIPRTTVFRLLQTLESLGFLERADKDRNYKLGIAVLRLGFEYLSSLELTDLGLPVIESLRDATGFTTHIVIRDGRDVVFVAKAQSQSPVFSSIRVNVGTRLPAHATTHGHVLMGDLSLKELRELYPESTLNRMTSATPETVDALYEVIREDALRGYGVSNSSFERGISVVTAPVRNDTQKIVACITVTVPRPEIDAALIADGLIDKVQRAAAELSRRLNYRSDDEHTFMKALGLK, translated from the coding sequence ATGAGCGAACCGTTGCAACAGCAGCAGGACGCGGAAGCCGCGAAGTCCGACGCCAACTACGTGGTGCCGGGCCTCGAACGCGGTTTGCGGATCCTCGCCGAATTCTCGCCGCGCGAGCCGGTACTGGGCGCGCCGGAGTTGTCCAAGCGGCTCGGCATTCCGCGCACGACGGTGTTCCGTCTGCTGCAGACGCTCGAATCGCTCGGCTTTCTCGAGCGCGCGGACAAGGATCGCAACTACAAGCTCGGCATCGCCGTGCTGCGGCTCGGCTTCGAATACCTGAGCTCGCTCGAGCTGACCGATCTCGGCCTGCCGGTGATCGAGAGCCTGCGCGACGCGACCGGCTTCACGACGCACATCGTGATCCGCGACGGCCGGGACGTTGTGTTCGTCGCGAAGGCGCAGAGCCAGTCGCCGGTGTTCAGCTCGATTCGCGTGAACGTCGGCACGCGGCTGCCCGCGCATGCAACGACGCACGGCCACGTGCTGATGGGCGACCTGTCGCTGAAGGAATTGCGCGAGCTGTATCCGGAAAGCACGCTGAACCGGATGACGAGCGCGACGCCGGAGACGGTCGATGCGTTGTACGAAGTGATCCGCGAGGACGCATTGCGCGGCTACGGCGTCAGCAATTCGTCGTTCGAACGCGGCATTTCAGTGGTCACGGCGCCGGTGCGCAACGACACGCAGAAGATCGTCGCGTGCATCACGGTGACTGTGCCTCGGCCGGAGATCGACGCGGCGCTGATCGCCGACGGCCTGATCGACAAGGTGCAGCGCGCGGCGGCGGAGCTGTCGCGGCGGCTCAATTACCGCTCGGATGACGAGCACACGTTTATGAAGGCTTTGGGATTGAAATGA